The Zygotorulaspora mrakii chromosome 3, complete sequence genome includes a region encoding these proteins:
- the SDH6 gene encoding Sdh6p (similar to Saccharomyces cerevisiae YDR379C-A; ancestral locus Anc_5.454), which yields MVKRLSGLQREVLHLYRTSIRIAYSKPVDNRPRFFSFIHEEFGKYKDLSRKDFTTIEHLLRVGKKKVEMYSKPELKNIH from the coding sequence ATGGTGAAGAGATTAAGTGGTTTACAAAGAGAAGTACTGCACCTCTATAGAACTAGCATCAGAATTGCATATTCAAAACCCGTTGATAATAGGCCCCGATTCTTCAGTTTCATTCATGAAGAGTTCGGTAAGTACAAAGatctttcaagaaaggATTTCACTACAATTGAGCATTTATTGAGGGtaggaaagaaaaaggttgAAATGTATTCAAAACCAGAGCTTAAAAATATacactga